DNA sequence from the Leptospira limi genome:
CGGTAAAGTTGTTTCAAAACCACCATCCACAGGTTGTAAATCCACACGAGTGCCAGTCCAAAAGTCAAGGAATGGAGCTTTCGTTTTGACTCCTGGTGGAAGGTTAATCCTGACTGTTTTTTCTTCTTCTGTTGGATTCCAAATGCCTAAGTATCCGCCTGGGTTATAAAGTGCGAGAGGGAATTCGTTTTCAAAGATCCCAATGGGGATGGGAGTGTATGCTTGGCATTCTCTGTTCAATTGGAAGGCTTTTTTTAAGAGGTCCAATCGATCGGTTTCTAGTTTTGTCAAATCATCCGAGACAAGTAACATACCACCTGACACTGCCATGACGGAAGCCATCAGTTTTGTCTGAGCCTCGTTCATCTTGTTCTTTTTCTTTCGGACAAGCAAACAATCTGGATCATTGAGCCATAAATGTCTATGCATGGATGATCTTGTGATATCGTTTATGAGAGCTTTTTTTGTACAAAGAGCATTTCGATCTTTTAAAAAGATTCGGATTCTCTCTGGATTCCAAAATGGAGCCACATCACAAGAAATTCGCATACCATCAAAAAATCCGATGGATGGTAACATTGGTGCACCACATCCCAATAGGAATGTATTTTTCCCTACAATTTTACGAATGAGTTCTAATGCATTTTGGTAACGTGCTTGGGGAGAAAGTGTTTTGTTGTACACGTCACCGGGAAGGAGTCCAGCATACAAAAAATCAAGTTTCAAGTATGGATAACCCCATTCTTTCACAATTGTGGTGAATACTTTTTCTATATAGGCAAGGGCAGTGGGATGAGTGATGTCGAGTGCGTATGTGTAACCGCGTCCCCAAAGTGGATTGTACAATGCGGGCACTGGTTTTCCATTTTGGTCTTTGAGGATAGCTTCTGGGTACTTACGAAAAAATTCTGACTTTTTTCTGACAAGGAATGGAGCAAGCCAGATCCCTGGTTTGAGTCCAACTCGTTTGATTTCGTCAGCAAGGATTCTCATACCACCTGGAAATTTTTCATTGGGTATGAGCCAATCTCCAATTTCTTTTTGGTAACCATCATCGATTTGGAAAAACTCAAATGGTAAATTTAGCTCTCTAACCTTTGTTAAGTTGTCCAAAATGGTTTTTTGGTCAATATTGGTATAATAATAATACCAAGAACACCATCCCGTAGGAACTTTTTTTGGTAAATTAGTTGGACCTTCTTTTTTACCGAGTTCCTCGAAATATTTTAATAACTTAGTTTCAGGTGATCCTTTAAAAAACAAAACTTTGATTTTAGAAATATTGAGTTTTGCGTTTGGACGTAAATCAGGTAGGCAATGGATATCATAAATTACTTTAACGGAAGTTACATTCCCTTCGTTTCCAAAAACCACTTCGAATTTAGTTCCAAATTCACCAGCTTCTAAAGGCGCATATAAAACACCATTTTGGTTCTCTTGGTTATAAAGAAGAGTGAGGTATTCTGAGATAAATTTTCCCACTTTCGATTCATTTTTGGAATAAACGTTTTCTTGGGAATAATGTAGGAATGATAACAGTGGTGGTCTGTCTGTATCCGTACTTTCCACTTTTCTTGCAATGGACCAGGACTGGTATCCATGTTGGAACATTTTGAATCCATTCCCAGAAGGAAGGTCAGTGAGTTCTAACTCGAGATGGTCGACAGAAAATCCAACCTCAGGCCTTGTACTCTCCCGCCATATCAATTTGGGACTTAGGACAGTTCCCAGTTTTGAGTCTTTTGTCGTAGTGAGTAAAAGTTCGAATTTTTTACATTCGGATTGGAAAACACCTGCTTTCACAGGGAGGAAATTGGAAATGGTGACGGAATTATGAACTCTATATTGAATTTTCATCTTGGAAAAATCTATTTGATGATTTTGTTAGGGTGGTTTCCATAGTAAGCCATTATGACCCAAAAACGTTCAACTATAAAACCAGTCGTTTTACAAGGAGATCTGAACGAAGATTTTTTTGAAGCCTTTAAAAAGGATGACCGGTTAGCAGTCGATTGTGAGATGATGGGGCTCAATCCCAGAAGGGACAGGCTTTGTGTCGTTCAAATTTCCGATTCAAAAAATAAAGTCGCTTTAGTTCAAATCCTCCCTGGCCAAAAAGAAGCCCCTCATATCCAAAAATTATTCGAATCAAAAGACATTACCAAAATTTTCCATTTTGCTCGTATGGACATGACTTTCCTTCGTGCAAGGCTCGGTATCAAAGTACAAAATGTATTTTGTACCAAAATCGCAAGTAAATTGGCTCGCACTTATACCGATAAACACGGGTTAAAGGAACTGATCAGAGAGTTTTTTGAAGAAAACATCGACAAAAAAAACCAAAGTTCCGATTGGGGGAAAAAAATCCTCACCAAAGACCAAGTAGACTATGCTTCCACTGATGTCAGGTTTTTGATTTCCCTCGAATCTATTTTGACCGAAATGATGATCCGTGAAAACCGGTTTGCCATTGCAGAAAAATGTTTTGGTTTTTTAGAAACACAAGTGGAACTTGATTTACTCGAAGTGTACAATCTCT
Encoded proteins:
- a CDS encoding glycoside hydrolase family 36 protein; amino-acid sequence: MKIQYRVHNSVTISNFLPVKAGVFQSECKKFELLLTTTKDSKLGTVLSPKLIWRESTRPEVGFSVDHLELELTDLPSGNGFKMFQHGYQSWSIARKVESTDTDRPPLLSFLHYSQENVYSKNESKVGKFISEYLTLLYNQENQNGVLYAPLEAGEFGTKFEVVFGNEGNVTSVKVIYDIHCLPDLRPNAKLNISKIKVLFFKGSPETKLLKYFEELGKKEGPTNLPKKVPTGWCSWYYYYTNIDQKTILDNLTKVRELNLPFEFFQIDDGYQKEIGDWLIPNEKFPGGMRILADEIKRVGLKPGIWLAPFLVRKKSEFFRKYPEAILKDQNGKPVPALYNPLWGRGYTYALDITHPTALAYIEKVFTTIVKEWGYPYLKLDFLYAGLLPGDVYNKTLSPQARYQNALELIRKIVGKNTFLLGCGAPMLPSIGFFDGMRISCDVAPFWNPERIRIFLKDRNALCTKKALINDITRSSMHRHLWLNDPDCLLVRKKKNKMNEAQTKLMASVMAVSGGMLLVSDDLTKLETDRLDLLKKAFQLNRECQAYTPIPIGIFENEFPLALYNPGGYLGIWNPTEEEKTVRINLPPGVKTKAPFLDFWTGTRVDLQPVDGGFETTLPAFGSVVVSV
- a CDS encoding ribonuclease D, which gives rise to MTQKRSTIKPVVLQGDLNEDFFEAFKKDDRLAVDCEMMGLNPRRDRLCVVQISDSKNKVALVQILPGQKEAPHIQKLFESKDITKIFHFARMDMTFLRARLGIKVQNVFCTKIASKLARTYTDKHGLKELIREFFEENIDKKNQSSDWGKKILTKDQVDYASTDVRFLISLESILTEMMIRENRFAIAEKCFGFLETQVELDLLEVYNLFEH